The nucleotide window GTCCTCATGGGGGTAAGGCGCTGAGGGCGGCGCCGCCATTCGACAAAGGGGGCAGGGGTGTCGGGTTCGGCGAGCCAGAAATTGTCGTTTCAGGCCATGATCTTCACGGCCTGCCTGTTTCCCTTCTACATTCTCGCGGCCACGCTCACCAATTCGGCGGCGATCCTGACCGACCTGTTGGCGACCTCCTTCGACCTTACCGCGCTGACCGCCTGCTGGCTGGTGCTGCGGCTCGCCCACAATTCCCATTCGGGCAAATATGCCTACGGCCTCGGCAAGCTGGAAAACCTCGCCGAGCTGATGATCGCACTGCTGCAGACGGTGCTGGTCTTCATCGCCGGCTCCAACGCCATCATGCGCATCATCCATCCGGAAGGGGTGAGCGGGGCGGAGCTGGGCCTGTTCGTCACCGCCGCCGCCGTGATCGGCAACGCCATCTTGAATCGCAAGGCCACGCGCCTTGCCCATGAGACCCGCTCGCCGGTGCTGGCGGCGCAGGCCCGGGTGCACCTGGTGTCGGCCATCTCCTCCGGTTCGGTGTTCATCGTCACCGTGATTCTGTCGATCTTCCAGAACGTGACCTGGATGTATTATCTCGATCCGGTGGCGTCGTTCGTCGTCATTGGCTTCATGATCTACAACATCTTCGCCATGCTCTCGAGCTCGGTGGCCTCGCTGCTCGACCAGGCCATCGACGAGGCGGGCCAGCTGCGCATCCTCAAGGTGCTCACCAGCCATTTCGATGATTTCGACGAGCTGGGCGACATCCGCACCCGGCAGTTCGGCGGCAAGATGTTCGTGGAGCTGCACCTCGGCTTCGAGGGCGACTGGACGGTGGCGAAGACGCGCGCCGTGGTCGCCCGGCTGACCGACGCGGTGCGGCAGGAATTCAAGCAGGCCGGCGACGAGGTGGACGTGGCGGTGGTGCTCATTCCCGCCCACGGCACCGAGGCCGAGGCCGCCTGAGGCGCTCCCTTCGATCAGAGGCAGGGAACGCCCGCGCTCCGGCGCCGTGATCAGTGCTCGGACAGCACCACGTCGTCGGACCACTCGCCCTCCACCTCCTTGACGATGGCCTGGCCGCAGATGACGCGGCCCTGCACCGTATCGAAGGTCAGGGTGGGCGCGCCGTGCAACTGCCAGCCCTTGTTGAGGGCGGCGGAGACGCGCTTGCAGAAGGCCGCGTCGTCGGGCCCGGTGAGGTAGCGGTAGAGCTTCATGGGTTTTGTCCTGGGACGATAGCGGATCGCTCGGGAGGCGACGTTTCAGAGCCGTTCACCGGCGCGACGGGCAGCCGCCACGCGCTTTTCCTGAAAGGCGCGGGTCTTCTCCCGCACCTCGGCGACGAGGCGGGGGTCCTCCTTGTCGCGAGGCGGGAAGGCGGGCGCCGGCTGATATTCGATGGCGAGGGCGATGCGCCGCGCCTCGTCCTCCCCGGCGATCTCGGCGGCCAGCGCCAGCGCGAGGTCGATGCCGGAGGAGACCCCGGCCCCGGTGAAGCGGTTGCGATCCACCACCACCCGCTCCTCCACCGGGATGGCGCCGAGCAGGGCCAGCTGGTCCAGCGACAGCCAGTGGCTGGTGGCGCGATAGCCGGTGAGCAGGCCGGCGGCGCCGAGAATCAGCGAGCCGGTGCACACCGAGGTGACATAGCGGGCCTGAACCGCCATGCGGCGCAGGAAATCCAGCGCCGGCCCGTCATCCATCAGCTCCAGCTGGCCAGGGCCGCCGGGCACGAACAAGAGTTCGCAGCCGGCGACCTCGTTGAAGCTGGCATTGGCCATGATGCCGAGGCCCGCCACATCCACCACTGGCCGCTTGCAGCTCTCGGCCACGATCTCCAGCCGCGCTCCGGGCAGGCGCGCGAATACCTCGAACGGGCCGGTGAGATCGAGCTGGGTCATGCGCGGGTAGGCGAGCATGACAATGCGGAACGGGGCCTCGGCGGGCTGGGACATGCGGGCTAGAACCTCAGGCGCGGGCGGCGATGGCGTCGGCGAGGGCCACCGTGCGCTTGGCCATCTCGGCGTGGAGCAGTTCCACCATGCGCCCGTCAAGGGTGATGACGCCCTTGCCCGCATTCTCCGGCAGCGCGAAGGCGGCGATGATGGCGCGGGCGCGGGCCACTTCCGCCTCGGGCGGCGAAAAGGCGATGTTGCAGGGCTCGATCTGGCTCGGATGGATCAGGGTCTTGCCGTCCATGCCGAATTCCACCGCCTGCGCGGATTCGGCCTTGAAGCCGTCGAGGTCCTGGAACTGGTTCCACACCCCGTCGAGCACGTCCACGCCATAGACCCGCGCGGCGGCCACCACCAGGCTCAGCCAGCCCACCATGGGCGCGCGGCCGGGCACCAGCGCCGCCCGCGTCTCCTTGGCGAGGTCGTTGGTGCCGAGCACGAACACCGTGAGCCGGGTCAGCGGGTCCTGCGCCGCCTGGGCGATGGCCTTGATGTCGAGGATGGCGAGCGGGGTCTCGATCATGGCCCAGACCCGCGTGGTCTGCGGCACCTTCAGCGCCTCCAGCCGGCGGCCCACCGTGACCAGCTGCTCCACGGTCTGCACCTTGGGCACCAGGATGGCGTCGGGCGCAGCGCCGGCGGCGGCCTCCAGGTCGTCAGAGCCCCACGGCGTGTCGAGGCCGTTGATGCGGATGACCACCTCGCGGGGGCCGAAGCCGCCGGCCTTCACCGTATCCACGATGCGGGCGCGGGCTTCCGCCTTGGCATCGGGGGCCACCGCGTCCTCAAGGTCCAGGATCACCGCGTCGGCGGGCAGGGTGCGGGCCTTTTCCAGCGCGCGGGCATTGGAGCCCGGCATGTAGAGCACGCTGCGGCGCGGGCGGATGGCAATGGCGGCTCCAGCTTCGGCACCCATGGGGACTCCCTTCGCACGTCGATGCGGATCTTATCGCATCGAATCGGTAAAGCGACGCCCGTGCTTTGAAAAGGGGTGCCGCTGCACTGCGGCATGCGACCTTGGACGGCATGCGGCATCGCCCGGGCGATGCGGGTGCCGGGGAACCTATCGTGGCGCGTTAGCGGCGGGCTCGGCGTTGGGCGGGGGCCAGGAGAAATCGTCGGCCCGGCCGCGTACGGGGGCAGGGGCGATGCCGTCCTTCAGCACCCGGGAGGCGGCTTTGGCGCCGGCCGATACCGCCATGGGGTCGGGGGTCTTGGCCGGCACCGGGGGGCCGGCGAGGGCGGCGGGCCGGGAACTGGCGGGATTGGGGAGGTCGGCGCCGGGCTGGGCCTTGCCCGGCTCCTCCAGCATGCGGTTGATGTCCTTCTGCACGAAGAAGGCGAGCTTGCGCCCGCCGGCGCGGGTGAAGCGCACACCGTCGTTGAAACGCAGGCGTCGGCGCTGGCCGTCGACCGCCGGGCCGTTGGCGAGATATTTGCCGTCCTCGTCAACGAAGCCGTCCCACACATTGGCGAAGGCAAGGCCCGCCCGCGCGGCGCGGGTGCGCAGGACCTCGTTGAGCTTGGCGTAATCGTCGGAGAGGGCGGTGTTGGCCACCGGCGCGAGGCCGGTGACGATGACCCGGCCGGCCTTGTCGCGCAGCGCCGTCAGCACCTCGTCCACGCGCTTGCCATAAAGCTCCAGCCAGCGCTCGGTGAGAGGCTGGACGAAGGCCTCCCCGTCCTTGATGGGCTGGAGATCCTCGGAGCCGAGGGCGACCACCGTCACCGAGGGGCGGCCGGCGGCTATGGCGTCGGGGGCGCGGGTGATCCAGTCCACGGGCGTGGGCAGATAGCCGCTGTCGTCGGCGGTGTTGTCGATCACCGCGATTCGGGCGCGATCGGGAGCGTAGGAATCGGCAAGGCCCTGGGCCAGCTGGGCTGCGAGCCGGTCACCGATCACCAGGATGAACTGGTTGGGCGCGGCGCGCTTGCCTTGCACGGCGGCATCGGCCGAGCCGTAGACCACGCCCTCCGGCTCGGCAGGCGCGGCCGGACGCTTGGGCTGCTGCTGCGGCAACTGCTGCGGCTGCTCGTACTGGGGCTGGGGCTGGAACGGCCACCAGCCGGAGTTCTGGGCCGGCCGCTGCGGCTTGGGCGCCGCCCGCGGAACCGTGGCGGGGGGGCGCAGGAAGGAAAAGAAATCGGCCTGGGCGAGGGCCGGCCGTCCAGCATCGCTCACGAGGGCAAGGCCCAGGGTGACGAGCGCCACGAGCACGGCGAGGCCTGCGCGCAGCGCCTTGGATCGCGCCGGCGCCAAGCTTGCCGTCAGCGGGCCACGGCGGTGGGCATCGGGCGCCGGACGCAACACCGGGCGGTCAATGGATGCGATCTGAACCTGACGGCACATGCGCTAGCAATGGACCAGCCGGGCGTCGGTTTCAAGGCGCGGTGCAGTAGGTGGGCGATTGCGCGGCATGTCCCTGCCATCAGGGAGGGCGGGCAAGCGGGGTGTCGACGCGGCTGGACATTGTGGCCAGGGGCAGGAGGCGCCGGGTGACCCGGCTCCAGCCGATCACGGCTACCGCCCACCCCAAACGAAAAGGGCCGCCCGAAGGCGGCCCGCATGTCGGCTCGAACGAGGCTCGGTGGCGCTCAGTTCAGCTTGGTCTTCACTTCGCCGATGGCGTTGGAGATGAGGCGGTCGCCCACATCGCCCCGCGCGGCGGAGCCCAGCAGGACTTCGGCGGCCTTGGCGGCGGCGTCGGCTGCGATGGCCTTCACGTCGGCCACGGCCTGAAGCTCGGCCTGGGCGATCTTGTCTTCCGCCATCTTGGTACGGCGGGTGACGAAATCCTCAAGCTTGGCCTTGGCCTCGGAGGCGAGGCGCTCGGCCTCCGCCTTGGCGGCGGTGACGATGGATTCGGCCTCGGCCTCGGCCTCGCGCTGCTTGCGCTTGAACTCGGCCACCAGCTTCTGGGCCTCTTCCTTGAGACGGCGGGCTTCCTCCAGCTCGGCGGCGATGCGCTGGCCGCGGCTGTCGAGGGCCGACCCGATGGCGCGGTGGGCGCCCACATAAATCAGGATGCCGACGAAGAGCAGAAAGGCGACGGCGACCCAAAGCTCGGCCAGACTCATCTCGTTCATCGCAGGGTCCTCAGATCCGTCGGCGGCCACACGGCCGCATCTGCGGGGCAATGCCCCTTACGTGCTGGTCCATCGGAGCCGCGAAGGCCGCGGCGGAAAATTCAGACGGCCGCGCGATGGGAGGCGCGGCCGGGGTGCGGCCCGATCAGGCCGCGTCCTTCTTGACGAGCGCCACGTCCACGGCCTTTTCCACATCGGACTGCGCCGGGCTGGAGCCGATGAGGGTCGAGACGATGGCGTGGGTTGCGTCCACCGCGATGCCCCGCACATGGGTGAGGGCCTCGGTCTTGGTGGAGGCGATGCTCTGCTCGGCAGTCGCCAGCTTGACGGCGAGGCCGGCTTCGAGCGACTTGCGGTTGGCTTCGGAATCGGCGGCGAGCCGGTTGCGGGTTTCGCCGGCGATGGCATTGGCCTTGGCGCGCGCCTCGGCGAGGGCCTTCTCGTAGGAGGCCTGCGCGGCCTCGCTCTCGGCCTTGTGCTTCGCCGCTTCCTCGAGGTCGTCGGCGATGCGGTCGTGGCGCTCCTCCAGGATGCGGCCGATGCGCGGCAGGGCCACGCGGCTCATCAGGAGGTAGAGGAGGCCGAAGCTCAGGACGAGCCAGAGCAGCTGGGAGGCGAAGGTGGTGGCGTCGAAGGGCGGGAAATGGCTCTTCTTGCCATGCCCTTCTTCCGCAGCGCCGTGAGCCGCTGCAGCGCCATGAGCCGCCGAAGCCGCCTCATGGGTGCCCTGGCCTGCGGTTCCGGCCGGCGGGGCCGCCTGCGCGACCACGGCCGCCGGAGCGGTAGGGTGGTCGCTCGCCGCAAAGAGGGGGGCGCCCCAGAGGGCCGCACCCGTCATCGCCAGCGCGACAGTCATTTTCCACGACTTCATCATGGCTTGCCCGCCTTCGCACCTGACCTTGCAATCACAGCACCCGGGCGCTGATCGCCCGGGAACCTCGTTCGTCCGGGCGATCAGGCCACGAACAGGAGGACGAGGGCGACGACGAGCGCGAAGATGCCGAGACCTTCCGCGAGCGCCGCGCCGATGAAGGCGCGGGCGAACTGGCCGTCGGCCGCCGACGGGTTGCGCAGGGCGCCGGAGAGGAAGTTGCCGAAGATGTTACCGACGCCGACGGCGGCGAGACCCATACCGAGGCAGGCGAGACCGGCACCGATGAACTTTCCAGCTGCGGGATCCATGGGACTGCTCCTTGAGAACGCTTTGGATTTGGGGATTTGCGATGCGCCGCCCGGTCAGTGACCGGGATGGATCGCGTCGTTGAGGTAGATCGAGGTGAGCACCGCGAACACGTAGGCCTGCAGCATCGCGACCAGAAGTTCGAGGGCGTAGAGCGCCACGATCATGAAGAAGGGCAGGGTGGCGCCGAACCAGCCGACCACGCCGGCCGAAGCGAGACCCACCACGAAGAAGGCGAACACCTTCAGGGCGATATGGCCCGCCAGCATGTTGGCGAACAGACGCAGCGACAGGCTGATGGGACGCGAGAGGAAGGACACCACCTCGATCACCACCAGGAACGGCAGCAGGAAGGCCGGCACGCCCGACGGCACGAACAGGTGCAGGAAGTGGGTGCCGTGGCGCACGAAGCCGTAGACGATGACCGTGCCGATCACCAGCAGCGCCATGGCGGCGGTGACGATCAGATGGGCGGTGACGGTGAAGGTGTAGGGAATGAGCCCCACCACGTTCGACACCAGCACGAAGGTGAAGAGCGAGAACACCAGCGGGAAGAACACCATGCCTTCCGAGCCGGCCGAATCGCGCACCATCTTGGCGATGAATTCGTAGCTCATCTCCGCCGCCGACTGGGCCCGGCCCGGCACCAGGGTGCGGCCGCGCGTGGCGAAGGTGAGGAAGAAGAAGATGATAGCTACGATGCCGAACATGAACAGCGCGGCGTTCGTGAAGGAGAACTGCACGCCGCCGAAATTCAGCAGGTCCACGTAGCGCTTGATCTCGAACTGGTGGATCGGATCGACGGTCATCCGAACGCGCCCCCTGCCAATGCGGCCAAGCCGCAGGAACCAAAGATCACGGCCATAAGCCGCGACGGCCTAATCGACGAGACGACCGGAACGGTCGCCAAAGTGTCCAACCGGCACGGCCGCATGAACGGATCCGGCCGCAAACAAAAGGCGGCATTTCGCCGCGAATATCTCGCCCGGAGCCGCCGCGCCTTGAAATCCTTGAAGGATCTGGCGCCCGTCAGGTCCCGGTCTTGCCACGGTTCCGGCCTTCGCCGGAGGCCCGCAGCATATTGGTCACACCGGCGGCGAAGCCGAACAGCGTGAACACGATCATGCCCCAGGGCGCGATCGAGAAGAAACGGTCGATGCCGTAACCGATGAGCGAGCCCACCAGAACGCCCGACACGAATTCCGCACCCAGCCGGAAGGCAAGCGCGGCGCCCGAGGAGGACGAGGTGTCCCGGCCTTTCGGTTCGGGGACCTCGGTCTTCGAGCGAACCTGGCCCAACGATGTGTTGAGCTGCTCGAGCCTTGCGGAAAGCTCGGTGTCGCTGGGCCGGGAGTCGTCCGCCCCGCCGGGTCCTTTGGTCCCCCCGTGGGAGGCGTCGTCAGGTCCCGACATGGCGCAAAACCCCGGCTTCGGTGAAGGGCGTGCGGCCCTCCCCCTTGAAACCGCGGCGCACCATAGTTGCGTCAAAATTGGGTGTCAAGGCGCGCGGCCCCTATATTAAACAATTGAAACGAAAAGAAAAAATTGTGGCTGCGACATCGTGCTTCGCCATGATCGCCCGCCGCATTCCGTTTGGGCGCCCCAGCGTTCGCTCCCGCCACGGTCGCGCCGGTGCCCGGATGGGGCAGCATCAGACTGCTTCCAGCAGCCGCTCGGCGCGCTGCAGGTCCACCGAGACGAGGCGCGAGATGCCCCGTTCCGCCATGGTCACGCCGAACAGGCGGTTCTGGTGGGCCATGGTGATGGGGTTGTGGGTGATGGTGAGGAAGCGCGTGTCGGTGAGCTTCGTCATCTCCTCCAGCAGGGTGCAGAAGCGCTCCACATTGGCGTCGTCGAGGGGCGCGTCCACCTCGTCCAGCACGCAGATGGGTGCGGGATTGGTCAGGAACACCGCGAAGATGAGCGCCATGGCGGTGAGCGCCTGCTCGCCGCCCGACAGCAGCGACAGGGTCTGCGGCTTCTTGCCCGGCGGCTTGGCGATGATGTCGAGGCCGGCTTCCAGCGGGTCGTCGGCCTCGGTGAGCACCAATTGAGCTTCGCCGCCGCCGAACAGGGTGTCGAACAGCTTCTTGAAATGGCCGTCCACCACCACGAAGGAGGCCTGAAGCCGTTCGCGGGCCTCGCGGTTGAGGCTCAGGATGGCGCCGCGCAGCCGCTTGATGGCCTCCAACAGGTCGTCGCGCTCACCCACCAGCTTGATGTGCTGGCTCTCGGTCTCTTCCAGTTCCACGTCGGCGCGCAAATTCACGGCGCCGAGGCGCTCGCGGTCGCGCTTGGCCCGCTCCAGCGTTGCCTCGATGGCGGCGACGTTCGGGGGCGGCGCGTCGGGGTCGATGCCGGCCTGCTCGCGGGCCAGTTCCGGCGGGCCTTCCAGAATGTCGGAGATTTCGCGCAGCAGGTCGTCGCGGCGCTGGCGGGCGGCTTCCAGCCGGGCGTCGGCGCGCGCCGCCTCGGCCCGCGAGCCGGACATGGCCTCCAGCGCATCACGGGCGGCGCGGTCGGCGGCGGCAAGGGCCGCCTCGCCCTCGGCCAGGCGATCGGCGGCGTCGCGGCGGGCCGCTTCCGCCGCCTCCAGCGCATTCATGAGGGCCCGCCGGCGCCGGATGAATTCGGACGGGGCGTCCTCCAGCGTCTCCAGTTCGGCCCGCGCCTCGGCCTCGCGGGCGGCGACGGCAGCGAGCCGGTCGCCGGCCCCGCCGGCGCGCTGCCGCCACGAGCGTTCCTCGCCGATGATGGCCTCCAGCCGGCGCTGGCGCTGGGTATTGTCCCGGCGCACCGCGTCCAGCCGGGCGCGGGCTTCCGACACGGCGGCGCGGCGCTCGGCGGTCTCGGCGCGGGCGCGGGCCATCTCCGCTTCCAGGATCTGCGGGGTGTCGAGGGCGAGAAGCTCGCCCTGCGCCTCCTCCATGCGCGCCTCGCCCTCCTCGCGCACCGAGGCGAGGCGGGTGCGCGCCTCGGCCAGCGCCGAGAGGCGGGCGAGATGCTGGGCGGCGCGGCGCTCGGCCGCCTCCAGCGCGCTGCGGCTCGCCTCGGCGGCGCGCTGGGCGGCGCGGCGGGCCTCGCGGGATGTGGTTTCGGCCTCCGCCGCAAGGCGCAGCGCGCTGTCGCGGTCGGCGAGGGCGGCGCGGATCTCCTCCAGATGGGCCTCGGCCACCGCCACCTCGGCCTCGATGTCCTTGAGGCGGTTGCGCTCGGCAAGGCGGCGGGCGGCGGCGGTGGGGGCATCCGCCGCCGCGACCACCCCGTCCCAACGCCACAGGTCGCCTTCCACCGACACCAGCCGCTGCCCGGCCTTGAGCCGCGCCACCAGCCCCGCCCCCATTGCGCGCGGCACGATGCCCACCTGCGCCAGCCGGCGATTGAGCGCCGGGGCGCCGGAAACGAAGCGGGACAAGGGCTCGGCACCGTCAGGCAGGGCCGGGTCGGCGGGATCGGAGAGGGCACCGGCCCAGCGGGCCGGGGCGGCGGCATCCACCGGCAGGTCGAGGTCGTCCCCCAGCGCCGCGCCCAAGGCGGTCTCATAGCCCTTGGCGACGGAGACGAGGTCGGCCACCGGCGGGAAGCGATGATCGGTGGATTGCAGCAGCTTGGCGAGGGTGCGCGCCTCGGCGTCGAGGCGGCCGAAGCGGGATTGCGCCTCCGACAGGGCCGGACGCAGCTCCTCCATGGCGCGCCGGGCGGCCTGATGGGCGGCTTCGGCCTCGATGCTGGATTCCTCTGCCTCGGCGAGGGCGTCGCGGGCGGCTTCCGCCTCCATGCGGATGCCTTCCAGCGCCTCGGTGCCGGCCTGCTGCTTGAGGCGGGACTCTTCCGCCTCCACCGAGGCGCGCTCGGCGGCGTTGCGCACCAGCCGGTCGCGGATCTCGCGCACCGCCTGTTCCAGGCTGGAGCGCCGCGCGCCCAAATCGGCGAAATGCGCGGTCTTCTCCTCCAGCGCCCGCTCGGCGTCTTCGAGGTGCGCGGCCGCCTCCTCCAGCCGGTCGGCGGCGATGGCCTCCAGCTCTGCCGCTTCTTCCTGCTCGAAGCGCAGGGTCTCGGCCTCGGTGGCGAGGCGCTCCAG belongs to Xanthobacter autotrophicus Py2 and includes:
- a CDS encoding cation diffusion facilitator family transporter (TIGRFAM: cation diffusion facilitator family transporter~PFAM: cation efflux protein~KEGG: mhu:Mhun_0344 cation diffusion facilitator family transporter), whose protein sequence is MSGSASQKLSFQAMIFTACLFPFYILAATLTNSAAILTDLLATSFDLTALTACWLVLRLAHNSHSGKYAYGLGKLENLAELMIALLQTVLVFIAGSNAIMRIIHPEGVSGAELGLFVTAAAVIGNAILNRKATRLAHETRSPVLAAQARVHLVSAISSGSVFIVTVILSIFQNVTWMYYLDPVASFVVIGFMIYNIFAMLSSSVASLLDQAIDEAGQLRILKVLTSHFDDFDELGDIRTRQFGGKMFVELHLGFEGDWTVAKTRAVVARLTDAVRQEFKQAGDEVDVAVVLIPAHGTEAEAA
- a CDS encoding conserved hypothetical protein (KEGG: bov:BOV_A0825 hypothetical protein), producing MKLYRYLTGPDDAAFCKRVSAALNKGWQLHGAPTLTFDTVQGRVICGQAIVKEVEGEWSDDVVLSEH
- a CDS encoding ThiJ/PfpI domain protein (PFAM: ThiJ/PfpI domain protein~KEGG: bte:BTH_II0514 DJ-1/PfpI family protein), producing the protein MSQPAEAPFRIVMLAYPRMTQLDLTGPFEVFARLPGARLEIVAESCKRPVVDVAGLGIMANASFNEVAGCELLFVPGGPGQLELMDDGPALDFLRRMAVQARYVTSVCTGSLILGAAGLLTGYRATSHWLSLDQLALLGAIPVEERVVVDRNRFTGAGVSSGIDLALALAAEIAGEDEARRIALAIEYQPAPAFPPRDKEDPRLVAEVREKTRAFQEKRVAAARRAGERL
- a CDS encoding Citryl-CoA lyase (PFAM: HpcH/HpaI aldolase~KEGG: bja:bll0499 citrate lyase beta subunit), with protein sequence MGAEAGAAIAIRPRRSVLYMPGSNARALEKARTLPADAVILDLEDAVAPDAKAEARARIVDTVKAGGFGPREVVIRINGLDTPWGSDDLEAAAGAAPDAILVPKVQTVEQLVTVGRRLEALKVPQTTRVWAMIETPLAILDIKAIAQAAQDPLTRLTVFVLGTNDLAKETRAALVPGRAPMVGWLSLVVAAARVYGVDVLDGVWNQFQDLDGFKAESAQAVEFGMDGKTLIHPSQIEPCNIAFSPPEAEVARARAIIAAFALPENAGKGVITLDGRMVELLHAEMAKRTVALADAIAARA
- a CDS encoding protein of unknown function DUF459 (PFAM: protein of unknown function DUF459~KEGG: mlo:mlr3028 hypothetical protein); the protein is MCRQVQIASIDRPVLRPAPDAHRRGPLTASLAPARSKALRAGLAVLVALVTLGLALVSDAGRPALAQADFFSFLRPPATVPRAAPKPQRPAQNSGWWPFQPQPQYEQPQQLPQQQPKRPAAPAEPEGVVYGSADAAVQGKRAAPNQFILVIGDRLAAQLAQGLADSYAPDRARIAVIDNTADDSGYLPTPVDWITRAPDAIAAGRPSVTVVALGSEDLQPIKDGEAFVQPLTERWLELYGKRVDEVLTALRDKAGRVIVTGLAPVANTALSDDYAKLNEVLRTRAARAGLAFANVWDGFVDEDGKYLANGPAVDGQRRRLRFNDGVRFTRAGGRKLAFFVQKDINRMLEEPGKAQPGADLPNPASSRPAALAGPPVPAKTPDPMAVSAGAKAASRVLKDGIAPAPVRGRADDFSWPPPNAEPAANAPR
- a CDS encoding H+transporting two-sector ATPase B/B' subunit (PFAM: H+transporting two-sector ATPase B/B' subunit~KEGG: rpb:RPB_4574 H+-transporting two-sector ATPase, B/B' subunit), yielding MNEMSLAELWVAVAFLLFVGILIYVGAHRAIGSALDSRGQRIAAELEEARRLKEEAQKLVAEFKRKQREAEAEAESIVTAAKAEAERLASEAKAKLEDFVTRRTKMAEDKIAQAELQAVADVKAIAADAAAKAAEVLLGSAARGDVGDRLISNAIGEVKTKLN
- a CDS encoding H+transporting two-sector ATPase B/B' subunit (PFAM: H+transporting two-sector ATPase B/B' subunit; ATPase F0 complex subunit 8~KEGG: bra:BRADO6688 ATP synthase subunit B', membrane-bound, F0 sector), which encodes MVAQAAPPAGTAGQGTHEAASAAHGAAAAHGAAEEGHGKKSHFPPFDATTFASQLLWLVLSFGLLYLLMSRVALPRIGRILEERHDRIADDLEEAAKHKAESEAAQASYEKALAEARAKANAIAGETRNRLAADSEANRKSLEAGLAVKLATAEQSIASTKTEALTHVRGIAVDATHAIVSTLIGSSPAQSDVEKAVDVALVKKDAA
- a CDS encoding H+transporting two-sector ATPase C subunit (PFAM: H+transporting two-sector ATPase C subunit~KEGG: mes:Meso_0697 H+-transporting two-sector ATPase, C subunit), with the protein product MDPAAGKFIGAGLACLGMGLAAVGVGNIFGNFLSGALRNPSAADGQFARAFIGAALAEGLGIFALVVALVLLFVA
- a CDS encoding ATP synthase F0, A subunit (TIGRFAM: ATP synthase F0, A subunit~PFAM: H+transporting two-sector ATPase A subunit~KEGG: mes:Meso_0696 ATP synthase F0, A subunit); translated protein: MTVDPIHQFEIKRYVDLLNFGGVQFSFTNAALFMFGIVAIIFFFLTFATRGRTLVPGRAQSAAEMSYEFIAKMVRDSAGSEGMVFFPLVFSLFTFVLVSNVVGLIPYTFTVTAHLIVTAAMALLVIGTVIVYGFVRHGTHFLHLFVPSGVPAFLLPFLVVIEVVSFLSRPISLSLRLFANMLAGHIALKVFAFFVVGLASAGVVGWFGATLPFFMIVALYALELLVAMLQAYVFAVLTSIYLNDAIHPGH
- a CDS encoding FoF1 ATP synthase, subunit I (KEGG: rpe:RPE_4780 FoF1 ATP synthase, subunit I) translates to MSGPDDASHGGTKGPGGADDSRPSDTELSARLEQLNTSLGQVRSKTEVPEPKGRDTSSSSGAALAFRLGAEFVSGVLVGSLIGYGIDRFFSIAPWGMIVFTLFGFAAGVTNMLRASGEGRNRGKTGT
- a CDS encoding chromosome segregation protein SMC (TIGRFAM: chromosome segregation protein SMC~PFAM: SMC domain protein; SMCs flexible hinge domain protein~KEGG: rpe:RPE_4443 chromosome segregation protein SMC), yielding MKFDRLRLVGFKTFVEPTDLLIEPGLTGVVGPNGCGKSNLVEALRWVMGESSYKAMRANDMEDVIFSGTTGRPARNSAEVVLSLDNSDRTAPAAFNEWDQLEIVRRIERGAGSSYRINGKDVRARDVQLIFADASTGARSPALVRQGQIGEIVGAKPNARRRILEEAAGVAGLHARRHEAETRLKAAEQNLLRLEDVITQLGGQVESLRRQSRQTVRYKALAAEIRQCEATLLWLRWGEVTRALTEAEHAVEATHRDGAEHTRMQAEAARLQALAAHALPALRQKEAEAAAALQRLTHARSELDAEEARLSARKDELERRLIQLAQDTERERALSADAEGVLERLATEAETLRFEQEEAAELEAIAADRLEEAAAHLEDAERALEEKTAHFADLGARRSSLEQAVREIRDRLVRNAAERASVEAEESRLKQQAGTEALEGIRMEAEAARDALAEAEESSIEAEAAHQAARRAMEELRPALSEAQSRFGRLDAEARTLAKLLQSTDHRFPPVADLVSVAKGYETALGAALGDDLDLPVDAAAPARWAGALSDPADPALPDGAEPLSRFVSGAPALNRRLAQVGIVPRAMGAGLVARLKAGQRLVSVEGDLWRWDGVVAAADAPTAAARRLAERNRLKDIEAEVAVAEAHLEEIRAALADRDSALRLAAEAETTSREARRAAQRAAEASRSALEAAERRAAQHLARLSALAEARTRLASVREEGEARMEEAQGELLALDTPQILEAEMARARAETAERRAAVSEARARLDAVRRDNTQRQRRLEAIIGEERSWRQRAGGAGDRLAAVAAREAEARAELETLEDAPSEFIRRRRALMNALEAAEAARRDAADRLAEGEAALAAADRAARDALEAMSGSRAEAARADARLEAARQRRDDLLREISDILEGPPELAREQAGIDPDAPPPNVAAIEATLERAKRDRERLGAVNLRADVELEETESQHIKLVGERDDLLEAIKRLRGAILSLNREARERLQASFVVVDGHFKKLFDTLFGGGEAQLVLTEADDPLEAGLDIIAKPPGKKPQTLSLLSGGEQALTAMALIFAVFLTNPAPICVLDEVDAPLDDANVERFCTLLEEMTKLTDTRFLTITHNPITMAHQNRLFGVTMAERGISRLVSVDLQRAERLLEAV